From a region of the Paenibacillus sp. FSL R10-2734 genome:
- a CDS encoding GNAT family N-acetyltransferase, whose translation MQLMGWAEDEISYELSNEYSIRKAESDEWGLYCSIYYNIQYIGFFREEGFNADRNNAFWIFKGESKIGGVRMSPNQIYHLFVIPPFNDTYVVLKLLKNLLIYWSDRTKPITTFEVLPDQVHLFARAGFWPDEFRCRWMQRPTDHFEVEWNEEFRIESPQIEDDGQGAKRFILEEQIAECNYASFAGSLEAVRRKKLSYEDFIPSEEPNYTNEELLTASTLVYDRSSGQLIANCLLGLQGDYAAVYSIGVIPAYRGKGIATLMLKRGLHLLKDKYPFLRLYVMEGNDAESVYTNLGFVPGVQEIQSMNIPARE comes from the coding sequence ATGCAATTAATGGGATGGGCTGAGGACGAGATATCCTATGAGTTAAGTAACGAATATTCTATTCGTAAGGCTGAATCAGATGAGTGGGGACTATACTGCTCCATTTATTATAATATCCAATATATTGGTTTTTTTAGAGAAGAAGGGTTCAATGCTGATCGAAACAATGCTTTCTGGATCTTTAAAGGTGAGTCTAAAATAGGTGGTGTAAGGATGTCGCCTAATCAGATCTATCATTTATTTGTGATTCCACCGTTTAACGATACATATGTGGTGCTGAAACTGCTGAAAAATCTTTTGATTTATTGGTCTGATCGAACTAAGCCTATAACAACCTTCGAGGTTTTACCGGATCAAGTCCATTTATTTGCGCGGGCAGGGTTTTGGCCTGATGAGTTCAGATGCCGCTGGATGCAGCGTCCAACAGATCATTTCGAGGTCGAATGGAATGAAGAATTTAGGATTGAAAGTCCACAGATCGAAGATGATGGACAGGGTGCTAAACGATTTATTCTTGAAGAGCAAATTGCTGAATGTAACTATGCGAGCTTTGCAGGAAGTCTTGAAGCAGTTAGAAGAAAGAAACTCTCTTATGAAGATTTTATACCAAGTGAAGAGCCGAATTATACAAATGAAGAATTACTTACAGCTTCAACGCTTGTATATGATAGGAGCTCGGGGCAGTTAATTGCGAATTGTCTCTTGGGTTTACAGGGCGATTACGCGGCAGTTTACAGTATTGGTGTTATACCTGCTTATAGAGGTAAAGGGATAGCGACATTGATGTTGAAAAGAGGACTTCATCTCCTTAAAGATAAGTATCCTTTCCTTAGATTATATGTCATGGAAGGTAATGATGCGGAGTCTGTTTATACAAATCTAGGATTTGTTCCAGGCGTACAAGAGATACAGAGCATGAATATTCCTGCACGCGAGTAG
- a CDS encoding LuxR C-terminal-related transcriptional regulator produces the protein MDLFFQSVRDGSVEPAISLLLNEIYTLPGSITLIVDDYHTITNQSIHESMGFFIRDLPANVKLVILSRTLPPLALSRLRVQQELLELSNDDLRFTFDEIDELQSQSLNNQLTQEELFLLEQKTEGWVAGLILAFLSFTEKQDRTAYMNTFSGNSRNIFDYLLDEVVSRQTVKVQDFLLATSILNSFSPALAAAVMEQSDAEALLQEAEEARLFIIPLDDTRSWFRYHHLFVEMLKTRLYKKMNPAVIANLHKRAAIWYDKEGLALEAIQHAFEAKDYVLSASCMDRHFNAIIKNGDESILLDLLDMLPIKNMIVHPDLFYFQAGAMAVSGRSDDAKRFLHKVESFMEEKFLISEQDQAVIQMRLDLYRASVAFYQGDVDTFVELLDQNREGIERFASIVKVVNEGEALLLRGPIGFGGRLKKMAYLSAKVSTSEERRALLHFALQGHGFIFLSVLFYEWNQLDNARVQVDKALVLCNSSDQVSVWVPGVIMQSKILKALGHGDEAIYVLQTAIEELQQHHSPRWERLLEAAYIQIQLSQGLVYSGDEWLAKRHISSTDKPNVTREYEQITLARILMARQAFSEAIPWLDKLLRVARRTDRLGSQIEILILLAVAYEIQGKDGQAYEALEQALELAEPEGYIRIFLDEGLPLIRLLQRYLSDRSAASGHEYINQLLQSYLLEPLNNVNSTAMKESESSIDIHFTKRELELMYYIVEGRSNDEIASRLFLSPGTVKRYIHNIHQKLDVKNRVQAVSKIREQRLL, from the coding sequence TTGGATTTATTTTTCCAGTCTGTTCGTGACGGTTCAGTAGAGCCAGCAATCTCACTTCTATTAAATGAAATTTATACTCTCCCAGGTTCAATTACACTCATTGTGGATGATTATCATACGATTACAAACCAATCGATTCACGAGAGTATGGGCTTTTTCATTAGAGATCTCCCAGCTAATGTGAAGCTTGTAATATTGAGTAGAACACTTCCGCCGCTCGCCTTGTCCCGCCTAAGAGTTCAACAGGAGCTGCTGGAACTAAGCAACGATGACCTGAGATTTACGTTTGACGAAATAGATGAACTTCAGTCGCAATCCTTGAACAATCAGCTAACACAAGAAGAACTGTTTTTACTTGAGCAAAAGACAGAAGGCTGGGTAGCAGGTTTGATTCTAGCTTTCCTTTCCTTCACAGAGAAACAGGATCGCACAGCGTATATGAATACTTTTTCAGGGAACTCGCGCAATATTTTTGATTATTTATTAGATGAAGTCGTCTCTAGGCAGACAGTCAAAGTACAAGATTTCTTACTAGCGACGTCTATATTGAACTCCTTTAGTCCTGCTTTAGCAGCAGCTGTGATGGAGCAATCGGATGCGGAGGCTCTATTACAAGAAGCTGAAGAAGCACGTCTTTTTATCATTCCTTTAGATGACACTAGATCTTGGTTCCGATATCATCATCTATTCGTAGAAATGTTAAAAACTAGATTATACAAAAAAATGAATCCAGCAGTAATTGCAAACTTACATAAAAGAGCAGCAATCTGGTACGACAAGGAAGGATTAGCCTTGGAAGCCATTCAGCATGCGTTTGAAGCAAAGGACTATGTGCTATCAGCGTCCTGCATGGATAGACATTTTAATGCGATTATTAAAAATGGCGATGAGTCTATATTGCTAGATTTACTGGATATGTTGCCTATCAAAAATATGATCGTACATCCTGATCTTTTTTATTTTCAAGCGGGGGCGATGGCTGTCTCAGGACGATCTGATGATGCCAAACGCTTTTTACACAAGGTAGAGAGCTTTATGGAAGAGAAGTTCTTAATTTCAGAACAAGACCAAGCTGTAATTCAAATGCGATTGGATCTATATCGTGCTTCGGTTGCCTTTTATCAGGGGGACGTGGATACTTTCGTTGAGCTGTTGGATCAGAACAGAGAAGGCATTGAGAGATTTGCTTCTATAGTAAAAGTAGTGAATGAAGGGGAAGCGCTTTTACTTCGTGGCCCGATAGGATTCGGTGGAAGATTGAAGAAGATGGCTTATTTATCGGCTAAAGTCTCAACGTCTGAGGAAAGAAGGGCCTTACTACATTTTGCATTACAAGGACATGGTTTTATATTTTTATCGGTTCTATTCTATGAATGGAACCAGCTTGATAATGCAAGAGTACAGGTGGACAAAGCACTTGTTTTATGTAATTCCTCGGACCAAGTCAGCGTGTGGGTGCCTGGAGTTATAATGCAATCGAAAATTCTAAAAGCCCTGGGTCATGGTGATGAGGCGATATATGTTTTGCAAACGGCTATAGAAGAACTGCAGCAACATCACTCCCCACGTTGGGAAAGATTGCTAGAGGCTGCCTATATTCAAATTCAACTTTCGCAAGGACTTGTATATAGTGGGGACGAATGGCTTGCAAAAAGGCATATTAGTTCAACCGATAAGCCTAATGTCACTCGGGAATATGAACAAATCACGCTCGCTCGTATACTGATGGCACGTCAAGCGTTCAGTGAAGCAATCCCTTGGCTCGACAAACTACTTAGAGTGGCTAGACGAACGGATCGACTCGGCAGCCAGATAGAGATTTTGATACTGCTTGCTGTGGCTTATGAAATTCAAGGTAAAGATGGTCAGGCTTATGAGGCTTTGGAACAGGCACTTGAGCTTGCTGAGCCAGAGGGATATATCCGTATTTTTCTTGATGAAGGATTGCCACTCATTCGATTGCTGCAACGCTATTTATCTGATCGGAGCGCAGCATCTGGACATGAATATATAAATCAATTGCTTCAGTCTTATCTGCTCGAGCCATTAAATAACGTCAATTCTACAGCTATGAAAGAGTCGGAGTCTTCTATAGATATTCACTTTACAAAAAGAGAGCTAGAACTCATGTATTACATCGTCGAGGGACGTTCTAATGATGAAATTGCAAGTCGTTTATTCCTTTCTCCAGGAACAGTTAAAAGATACATTCACAATATTCATCAGAAATTAGACGTCAAAAATCGTGTGCAAGCCGTTTCTAAGATTAGAGAACAGCGATTACTTTAA